In Desulfopila inferna, a single window of DNA contains:
- a CDS encoding SDR family NAD(P)-dependent oxidoreductase, whose product MSKPKLALVTGGSRGIGFAVVKQLCLNGIRTIFTCRNPHDGQQTLRELAPFAALLDFHPLEVSDNGSVAKLAEYVRGKYHNLDILINNAGANYDTWQRASSVDIAEVEYTLNVNLIGPWRMCNAFIPLMMEQEGGHIVNVTSGLGLPENLDGSTPAYAISKNGLNALTRCLAADLQGTGITVNAIDPGWVRTAMGGKNAPRSPDEGAESVVWLATTEDFSVSGGLFRNRQQIPW is encoded by the coding sequence ATGTCGAAGCCCAAACTGGCTCTGGTTACTGGCGGCAGCAGAGGAATAGGTTTTGCTGTCGTCAAGCAGCTTTGCCTGAATGGTATACGGACGATTTTTACCTGTCGGAACCCCCACGACGGTCAGCAGACCCTGAGGGAGCTGGCTCCCTTCGCTGCTCTTCTTGATTTCCATCCGCTGGAGGTGAGCGATAATGGGAGTGTGGCGAAGCTTGCCGAATATGTGCGCGGCAAATACCACAATCTCGATATTCTGATCAACAACGCGGGAGCCAACTACGACACCTGGCAACGGGCCAGCAGTGTTGACATTGCCGAAGTCGAGTACACCTTGAATGTTAATTTAATCGGCCCCTGGCGCATGTGCAACGCCTTCATCCCGCTGATGATGGAGCAGGAGGGCGGACATATCGTCAATGTCACCAGCGGCCTCGGATTGCCGGAGAATCTCGACGGCAGCACGCCGGCCTACGCCATCTCCAAAAACGGGCTGAATGCCCTGACAAGATGCCTGGCCGCGGATCTGCAGGGAACCGGCATCACGGTGAACGCGATTGATCCCGGCTGGGTACGAACGGCCATGGGCGGCAAGAATGCACCGCGGTCGCCAGACGAGGGTGCGGAGTCTGTCGTCTGGCTGGCGACAACTGAAGATTTTAGCGTCAGCGGGGGATTATTCCGCAACAGACAGCAGATACCGTGGTGA